Genomic DNA from Trichoderma asperellum chromosome 5, complete sequence:
ACGGTattggaaaagaagaagactttTCCCAACGAGGCCCTGATTGCAGAGGTGGGAAGCGAACTCCTTGGAAAAGGCCTGAAGATGGAACGGTTGAATTGATTAGACTGGCGTTTGACGATGAAATGATATAGTACACTTTTCCTGCCTCGTTTATAGACTGTCTTTGGAGCCTGTTTGGATAGGCATTCTGGATTCCAATATCTAATTTTCTATCTTCTATGCCTATCTTATCATTAATGGTCCTTTGTAAGATGTAAATCTGAGCATGCCCGCCTCCGCTGCTCCATAGAATAAGTGCTCCAGAACTCTGCCAATCTGCGCAACAAAAAGAATGCTGAGTCATCAGCGTAGTTTAGCATCGCCCCACCTTGGTGCAGCCCATTTAAACAGCAATCGCCGGCAAACTTTttagaatttttttcttttcttttcttctttatcaaAAAGCACCTGAGCTGCCACGACCCTCACCTAGCTAACCCACGGTGTTGCGTTGCCTTTCCCCTCGTGGGAAATGCTCAGAAGAGTAAAACCCTTGGATATAGGAAATCTACCGCTACGTTTTTCGAAACAAAAATCTGTGGGCGGCAGATGCCAAGAAGGGGGGACATGCCAGCTTCTAGACAAGCTcggtaatattttctttattcgtGTGCGCCCTTGCTGCAGCGCTAAGTTGCGGCTGAAGAGGGCTGAACGAATGAATGCCTGTGCATTGTGTTCAGCTTGTCTTCGTAGACGCTTCTTGATCGAGTTAAATCGCTCGGGCGTGCTTGAGCCATGGGCTGCCTCTCGTCGTGTGCTCCTGTATGGTTTGCCTGGGGCTGCCGAGTGCGAATGGCTCGTAGAACTGCCTGGTAGCATAGCATATGCTGCGTTTATGAAGCAAAAATTCTCATCACGCTGTAGACGTCTCTGTGTTGAAGCGGGAAGAAATAGGTCTGATTAAACTGCTTATTATCTATGTATCTCCACTTAAAACTTCGACGAACTCAAGAATTCAAGGTCTCCCCGGCAAACTTGCTTCGATGCTGCTCCCTCACAAACTCCTCGATCTGGACGTCATTCTCTGGCCGATGAGGGGGACCGGCTTCTGCTTCGTCTTCCACCTTGCCATCTGGATTTGACCCTCCAAGGACATGCGCTTGAGCTGGAATGGCTTGCGAGACTATCGAGGGCATGTCAGTGCTGGTTCGAATGGGCGTGTAATCGAAACGAATCGTACAGCCATGGCGTTTTGCTTCGCATGTGTTGCTGGCCGCTGGCTAATCATCAGCATGGAGAGTGTCAAACAAGGAACTTACTCTTATGAACAACAGTTTCGATGATTGATTCGCCCCCGCTGCCATTCTCACGAGCACGACTCTCGTCTGCCTTCTGGTCGAGCTGCTCTTTGAATGGTGGCGCGTGTGGCGGGCTGTCTTGTTTCCCGGGTGGTGAGCGCATCATGACTGCTACTTTGTCTACTTGGTCACGGCCAAATTCAAAGAGGTAGACTATCGCATAAACACTAGAAACTGCAATGTCGAGCGATATATCTCGGGTTTTGCGCAAAAAGGATGTCATGGCTGGGACTTATATAATGAATTCGTTCGTTTCGATCTTTTACGAAATGTGACGTCAAGTTGAGACTGAAGACGTGTATATGCGTGGCGATCAGTGTGCACTGCCAAGTGACAACCGCTGAAGACAGCCAAGGCCACTAAACAGCCCCGGCTAAGTCTAAAGCCAAAGCCTGGGTTAGGTACTAGCGTAACATTATAGCGTTTGGCTATAGCGCTGCGCTGCTACTGTAGAAATTCGGCCGCCGAAAGACGGCGCTGATAAGATAAGCCAAGCCGCCTCATTCTCTTACCCAGATCGATCTGATTTGCAATCCGAGTTTATTTTCTCCGTATGACAAACCTAGTAATAAGTGGTGTGATTGTTgatctcttcctttctcctttcttgcctttccttttgtttttattgtCCAATTCGATATAGACAAATCAAATAGAGGCCTTTCCCCGACAATGGCCCCGATTCCTCTCACTATTATTACCGGCTTTTTGGGTTCCGGAAAGACGACTCTCATTCTCAACCTCATCCCCCAACTCCGCGCTCAAAATCCGTCTTACAAGCTCGCCCTGCTGAAGAATGAATTCGGCGACCTCGCTATCGATTCCCAGCTGGCCTCCAGCTCAGCCATTTCCGGCGTGCAAGAGCTCCTCAACGGATGCATTTGCTGCAACCTAGTAGGCCAACTCGGCCCCGCGTTGGCAGAACTCGAAAAGACTGTCGCACCGGATCGCATCATTATCGAGACGAGCGGATCTGCCTTTCCGGCGACTCTGGCGTTGGAGGTCAACCGAATTGCGAGAGACACAGGGAAATATGTGCTCGACGGAGTCATCAGCGTGATTGACGTTGAGAATTGGAAGGGATACGAAGATACGAGTTACACGGCCAAGATCCAAGCCCGCTATACCGACCTTattgtttttaataaatgGGAAACGGCAGGAGAAGATCGTTATGAAGAATGCCTGGATAGAGTGGGCGATTTAGACGTTGATGTGGCACGAGTGAAGAGCGACAAGGGATTCGTTGACATGGGCCTGATATTTGGTGTTGATGGGGGTctggccaaggagctgaCGGAGGCTGAAGTTAATGGCAACCACAATCACAGCCACCAAACGAACGGTGATGCTCACAAGCACGATCACAGCCATAGCCATAGCCACCAGAGCGAGGTTGAAGTGCTCTCCGTCGAGCTCACAGGCGACAGTGGTACCGCCGTCTCAACGGACAAGCTGCTCAATTTCCTCAAGGCAGCTCCCAAGGACGAAGCTTACCGTATTAAAGCCGTCCTTACGCTCTCATCTACACCCAAAAACTCCGATCCCGACGTTCCACAGCCAGAGTCCAACCCGCGCGGTCGATACATCTTGAATTGGGCGTTTGGCCGATGGACGTTTACGTCTTTGGCTGAGACCACAGAAGAGCATGCTTCAAGCAACGGAGTTCTTTTGCGACTGACAATGATATTGGGGCGATATGAGAGCAAtaaatggaagaagaggcttgaAGCTGGCGGCTTTATAGAATTAGAAGGTGTGAATAAAGGGGAGTTGGTTGTTAAGAGGATATTGTAGGaatgaattttctttttatatagacgACGTTATGAACTTGACAGGGAATTAGACTATCGGGGGGGACATGAGATATAAATGTAGCTACAATGGGTAAATGAATAGAAGGGTAAAATGGTTAAGATACCTAGCTCTCACAAACTTCTCTTTTGCCATGAAAATCCGTCGTTTGTCACTATTtgtaaagaatatttatcTCTATACTGCAGTCGTCTTCTACATTGTCTTCTAGTTCTTTGTGTATCGAATGTTGATGTTCATCGAAATACTCAGCCACCCAAGGTAGTTCATAATAGCCCCTCGTATCTATTTCAGGCTTCTCTTCGTCATATCCATCTTGAGAATATACCGAACTCGGACTTGACAACTCGGGTGTAGTGCAACTATTTGCACTGTCTGTTAATATACATGATACTACACGGGAAGTTTCAGTTCCAATGAGATATTCATGATATTCATATAGGTCGGATTCATCTTGAGAATACACCGAGCTTGAACATGACAGCGCAGGTGTAGCACAGCCGTCTGATTCATCATCAGAGCACACTGATCTCGGACTTGACAATGCGTATGCAGCACAGTTATCGGCACTATTTGTCAGACAGGTTTTCTTCCATTCGGTAATACACTTATCTACCAGCAAAACTGGCGAATCTGAGTTTCCGTCTTGTGGAGAGGGACTGACGGGAAGGAACTCGTCATActcatcttcctccctcAAACAATGCGATGGCGCTGTGTAATTGGCTTTACATGTGCTACAGATGGTATAGCTATGTTTGTCTCCTAAATATCCGGAGCAAAGAAAACATAGCGGAGGAGACGGTGAGATGCAGGTTTGAGTCGGTAGACAAGATAGATCCGGAGATTGCCGTATTGGAATGAACGGAGAGTGAGGAGAATACGTTGCTTTTGGCCAGAGAGCCCGATCTGGAGGACTCCTGATGATTGGAGTTTCGGTTCGTATCTTGTCAACGCTGTGGCTAAGCAGTTGGTTTTGTCCCCTGTGCGCTCTTGCCTTGCCGGCTTGAGCCTTCCAGGTCCCGAATATGTAGTCGCAATCGTTTGCTATTGGATGAATTTCTCTGTTGACTGCTGGAGGAGATGCTCTGCGCTTTCGCTTTGGGGGCGCTGAGTTGTGGTGCCATGGCATTTTGAtgcgcatttttttttccaggaGACGCCGgggaagttgaagaagaaaagtttGTTTTCTTGTGTAACGAGATTTTTCAATTTTTATCAAGTAGTACGATGTAAAGTCTCTCATTAAATGCGGGCAGCTTTTCTTATATTGGATGATAGCGGTTGAACAATTTCTGTGTTCATTTTGTATTTTCTCGCGGTTAACAGCATGAGCAACAATTGGGCTTGTTCTGTTCAAGCACAGTCGCCTCTGACATCGTTCGTATTACAATCATATCAATTGAATATTCTGTTCATATTAACAATGTTGTACGTCAATttgctatttatatacaagaagaagagatggacCCCAGTTTCAAATTCGCTGCCTAGTAACTTAGAATCAAATGCATACAAAGATGGCTCTCGCTATTTTCAGATAAAACTCAAAGGTATATTTTTCATTTCATATTCTTCAGCCCAATGTCGCAGTAGAATGGTGTATAATGGACAGAGAAGTCTCTTCACAAGCTCACCGTGACTGTCATGTTGTTGCTCAACACCAAAAGCGCAGGCGGAAGGTCATGGCACAGCAGCTCGACATCCGACAGGTACTGAATCGTACTATCTACGTTCATATACGTCCCCTCGTTGGGTATCGGCAGCGTGCTAAGAAGGACAGCCGTGTCTTTCGAATTCTGTTGCATCAGCTCATTGATAATCAGATGCTGTGCTCTGCTTGGCAGGTCGTTGAAGGATAAGGCGACTCCTTGTGTTGAGTATGGAGCGCCTTCTGCGTTGCCTGCTTCGACGCCAGATCTATACGACTGCACAAGATTGGGAATATTTAGGCTGACATCTCCTTGGTCAAAGTTGTTGGGATATTGGGATTCTCTCCGAGAATGGGATTGATAACGGGATTTAGTTGCGCTCGCGCGTGAATAGTATGTTGGTTGTTCAATGTACGACTTCGAACGtggtcctcctcctctcatATTCCTCCTAGTTCCAGGCAATGGCTGCGACGGAACATTCAGTGAAGATTGTCGCGAGAATGATGGACGGTCTATTCTAGGCGTCGTAGGGCTCGAGGAATTTGCGGTGGCGAACCCAATACGAGAGCTGCCCTCCTCCGTTGTAATTCTCATCTCCGGAACAGGTCGACTGGAAAATCGAGAGGCGGACGACTGTCGCGATATGCTTGGCCGAGGCGTTGATGTATCATCGTCTCCGGAACATCGGTTGACCGAAGATTTAAcagggctgcttggctgATAGTTACTGCGACGGGACTCGTGGCCAGCAAGCTGATCTAGATTGGGAAAAGATTCTATGCTCCTGATGTCAATCTTGAAGCTGGTCCTCTGACGGCCGTTTGCTCGAGGGGTCGCGTCTAGATCAACTTCGGGCCCCTGTCGAGGAGTTGGAGAAAAGACTGAGCTGTATCGATGCTGCGCTAAAGAAAGCGGCTGGGATCCAGACATGGTGCCATACGATGGAGTAATTGAGGGATGACCGTTGGTGGAGTTTCCATGGCTAGTGATTGTATCAAAAGAGCCATTTCCGCGCATCTCGGGAGGCGAGGGTTGCCCTCGTGGAGCattcgaagatgacgactcGGGCAATAACGGGTCTGTCACGGATCGCACCGTACTTATAGAATCTGTGTCGCTATTGGTTTCGTAATCCGAATCAGAGTCCTCAAAGACTTCCTCGTTCAGATGGTGAGTGTGCATGCCGATGTTAATGCCCATCTTTGACAAGGAACCGATATTCGGTTTCTTGGGCATACCGGGAAGATCCAAAACACTCGAGCGCCGTCTCCGCGACTCAGGCTCTTCGTGTGGATTGTAGACTCCTGGCCGTCCAGCGGTTGAAGTAATAATGTGCGCTAGGTGTGTAAACTCTTGGCTAGTTGACATGGGCTCAGATTGTCCACGAAAGTCTTCCAGGTCGTTCCACCATTCTTCATCCCTCAATGCGTCGCCAACAATGATTTCACAGTCTATGCTACTGCCTTTGCCATTGATGATACGCTCGTACGTGTCCAACTGGCCACATGCCAGCCAAAAGACTCGAACTTCAGCCTCTATGCGCAGCTTCTCCAAAAGGGCGCGGACTCGTGCCAACTCTTCTTGGACTTCGCTTTCGTATTCAACAAAGACCATGACTCGCAGCGTGTGAGCTCGTTTCCAAGTGTGAACACTGCGGAGAATGTGGCCTAGTTGTAAAATGAGCGTGTCTATCAGATGTTAGTCCTTCCCAGAGGACCAGAGTGTATATGAATTGTTGAGTGAGGAGAACCAATGCAATTATACTTACAGGTGTCAAAATTAGAAGTCAACATATTTTTACCCTCGGACGAAACTTCGGCAGACATTTGGATCGGCCACAAGTCGATATACTTCTTTGCGTTGCATTCGTCCTTTCGAGGCGTCTCTAGGGCGTCAAACCCGTATGCCACCGCTACATTCAACCGATACATCAAAGTCAAGTCCTCCAATGCTGTCATATACTCTGTGGGAGACATCATATCCTCCGTACGAATCGCATCAGTTGGTAAGAAGCCTTCCATCAAACGGGCTGATGTATCGCCACGGCGTCGTGTAGAGGTTCCGCCTTGAGATTTTGGCGGACGATTCATTTTAGAAGCCGGAGCCATTGGAATGTCCGGCACTCGTAGTCGATGGCTAGATCTCCGTAGATCTTCCATATTGTAAAATCCCAGAACGGCAATATTGGGCCGCATGCCCCCTAGGCCTGAGGACAGGATGAGATTTCGGATACCCCAATTAATCGAAGGCGACATGGTTAGCTGGACAAAGGCTTTGATTCTTGAAAACTCCGATATATAACGTGTCCAAGCCTGTTGCTGCAGTTTCGCCTCATGAACTCCTGTGTTGAAGTCATCCGTTACGATAACGTGGCCCAGGATGTAAAGCGAACCTTTCTTCAAAGAATTGCAAAACTGAATTAGCCTCGTTTGCCGTCGCGGGTTATTCACGAGGAGTATGATCTGTGGTCTCCAAAACTTGATATGCTCGGGCTTTAATCTCAAGAGATACTTTCTCACTTGGTGGTAGATGAGATTCTGTGAGACATCCCCCCAGTGCTTGGGCGGACAAAGGTAATGAATCAGCAAGAACACTAGTATGAGAGCACAAATTGCGGTTGAAGCATAGGCTTCGTCGATAAAGAACATGGCTGCGGCGGAGAAAAGGCTTCCCAAAAAAGCCGTCTCGGCACTGAAGAGCTGGAAGCCAGGTCTGAAATTAGGAGCAGATCCGATTTTTAATAGGAAACAAGCCAAGTTCATAACAAAGAATGTCATCTATTTTTGTTTATTAGCCGAGTatcgagagaaagaagggggggtATATGTCTTTGGCTCCTGCACTTACCTGATAACCCATAGAGATGAGAGTGGCGATTTGATTCAGGTCCGCAAAAAGGGCGACTTGGGCGATGGCATAGGTTAAGAAGATGGCAAATATCGGTTCATCACCAATCTTAGTTCCTCTTCCGAAAACAGACAGCCCTGGAAGGAGCTTATCCCGAGCGAGCGCTTGAAATAGCTTGGCTGAGCCGATAACCCCCATAAGAGCCGAAAAGAATGTAACTGCACATTCACCGGCCAGGATAATAGGGGCATATAAGCTTGTGAGAGAAATGACATTATTATTGGCCAGAAAAGATTCGTGAGTAGTGGCCGCTgccatggagatgatgactgTGAAATACACGATGAATGTTGTAAGGGTAGCCCATAGTGTTCCATGCGGAATAGCTTTGCTTGG
This window encodes:
- a CDS encoding uncharacterized protein (EggNog:ENOG41), which produces MAPIPLTIITGFLGSGKTTLILNLIPQLRAQNPSYKLALLKNEFGDLAIDSQLASSSAISGVQELLNGCICCNLVGQLGPALAELEKTVAPDRIIIETSGSAFPATLALEVNRIARDTGKYVLDGVISVIDVENWKGYEDTSYTAKIQARYTDLIVFNKWETAGEDRYEECLDRVGDLDVDVARVKSDKGFVDMGLIFGVDGGLAKELTEAEVNGNHNHSHQTNGDAHKHDHSHSHSHQSEVEVLSVELTGDSGTAVSTDKLLNFLKAAPKDEAYRIKAVLTLSSTPKNSDPDVPQPESNPRGRYILNWAFGRWTFTSLAETTEEHASSNGVLLRLTMILGRYESNKWKKRLEAGGFIELEGVNKGELVVKRIL
- a CDS encoding uncharacterized protein (EggNog:ENOG41), whose product is MTSFLRKTRDISLDIAVSSVYAIVYLFEFGRDQVDKVAVMMRSPPGKQDSPPHAPPFKEQLDQKADESRARENGSGGESIIETVVHKISQAIPAQAHVLGGSNPDGKVEDEAEAGPPHRPENDVQIEEFVREQHRSKFAGETLNS
- a CDS encoding uncharacterized protein (TransMembrane:6 (i71-91o111-138i159-179o185-207i219-239o245-264i)) — translated: MPYQTPERKGSLTVSMEPAKATGGAGLGTISGVYIPVYLNILSILMFLRFGQILGQVGFIGILGLLLAAYCIDLLTVLSLSAIASNGEVKGGGAYYLISRSLGPEFGGSIGILFYLAQALNTAMNVVGLIDCIRLNMGSNFPQGYWTGYGLQTAALVLCTCLCLLGSSTFAKASNALLIILTVAVLSIPISAVFKSPFEDVTAGVNFTGISADTLIGNFAPRPSDSSYEGLKTFRDLFGVLFPATSGIFAGASMSGDLRNPSKAIPHGTLWATLTTFIVYFTVIISMAAATTHESFLANNNVISLTSLYAPIILAGECAVTFFSALMGVIGSAKLFQALARDKLLPGLSVFGRGTKIGDEPIFAIFLTYAIAQVALFADLNQIATLISMGYQMTFFVMNLACFLLKIGSAPNFRPGFQLFSAETAFLGSLFSAAAMFFIDEAYASTAICALILVFLLIHYLCPPKHWGDVSQNLIYHQVRKYLLRLKPEHIKFWRPQIILLVNNPRRQTRLIQFCNSLKKGSLYILGHVIVTDDFNTGVHEAKLQQQAWTRYISEFSRIKAFVQLTMSPSINWGIRNLILSSGLGGMRPNIAVLGFYNMEDLRRSSHRLRVPDIPMAPASKMNRPPKSQGGTSTRRRGDTSARLMEGFLPTDAIRTEDMMSPTEYMTALEDLTLMYRLNVAVAYGFDALETPRKDECNAKKYIDLWPIQMSAEVSSEGKNMLTSNFDTCHILRSVHTWKRAHTLRVMVFVEYESEVQEELARVRALLEKLRIEAEVRVFWLACGQLDTYERIINGKGSSIDCEIIVGDALRDEEWWNDLEDFRGQSEPMSTSQEFTHLAHIITSTAGRPGVYNPHEEPESRRRRSSVLDLPGMPKKPNIGSLSKMGINIGMHTHHLNEEVFEDSDSDYETNSDTDSISTVRSVTDPLLPESSSSNAPRGQPSPPEMRGNGSFDTITSHGNSTNGHPSITPSYGTMSGSQPLSLAQHRYSSVFSPTPRQGPEVDLDATPRANGRQRTSFKIDIRSIESFPNLDQLAGHESRRSNYQPSSPVKSSVNRCSGDDDTSTPRPSISRQSSASRFSSRPVPEMRITTEEGSSRIGFATANSSSPTTPRIDRPSFSRQSSLNVPSQPLPGTRRNMRGGGPRSKSYIEQPTYYSRASATKSRYQSHSRRESQYPNNFDQGDVSLNIPNLVQSYRSGVEAGNAEGAPYSTQGVALSFNDLPSRAQHLIINELMQQNSKDTAVLLSTLPIPNEGTYMNVDSTIQYLSDVELLCHDLPPALLVLSNNMTVTVSL
- a CDS encoding uncharacterized protein (TransMembrane:11 (o25-48i60-84o146-165i177-194o237-256i268-289o309-336i357-377o383-405i417-437o443-462i)), with translation MLQLESISLASVLIRSLETLHLGPLIAATKASRHFVTYLVFSSREATSGIFAGASMSGDLRNPSKAIPHGTLWATLTTFIVYFTVIISMAAATTHESFLANNNVISLTSLYAPIILAGECAVTFFSALMGVIGSAKLFQALARDKLLPGLSVFGRGTKIGDEPIFAIFLTYAIAQVALFADLNQIATLISMGYQMTFFVMNLACFLLKIGSAPNFRPGFQLFSAETAFLGSLFSAAAMFFIDEAYASTAICALILVFLLIHYLCPPKHWGDVSQNLIYHQVRKYLLRLKPEHIKFWRPQIILLVNNPRRQTRLIQFCNSLKKGSLYILGHVIVTDDFNTGVHEAKLQQQAWTRYISEFSRIKAFVQLTMSPSINWGIRNLILSSGLGGMRPNIAVLGFYNMEDLRRSSHRLRVPDIPMAPASKMNRPPKSQGGTSTRRRGDTSARLMEGFLPTDAIRTEDMMSPTEYMTALEDLTLMYRLNVAVAYGFDALETPRKDECNAKKYIDLWPIQMSAEVSSEGKNMLTSNFDTCHILRSVHTWKRAHTLRVMVFVEYESEVQEELARVRALLEKLRIEAEVRVFWLACGQLDTYERIINGKGSSIDCEIIVGDALRDEEWWNDLEDFRGQSEPMSTSQEFTHLAHIITSTAGRPGVYNPHEEPESRRRRSSVLDLPGMPKKPNIGSLSKMGINIGMHTHHLNEEVFEDSDSDYETNSDTDSISTVRSVTDPLLPESSSSNAPRGQPSPPEMRGNGSFDTITSHGNSTNGHPSITPSYGTMSGSQPLSLAQHRYSSVFSPTPRQGPEVDLDATPRANGRQRTSFKIDIRSIESFPNLDQLAGHESRRSNYQPSSPVKSSVNRCSGDDDTSTPRPSISRQSSASRFSSRPVPEMRITTEEGSSRIGFATANSSSPTTPRIDRPSFSRQSSLNVPSQPLPGTRRNMRGGGPRSKSYIEQPTYYSRASATKSRYQSHSRRESQYPNNFDQGDVSLNIPNLVQSYRSGVEAGNAEGAPYSTQGVALSFNDLPSRAQHLIINELMQQNSKDTAVLLSTLPIPNEGTYMNVDSTIQYLSDVELLCHDLPPALLVLSNNMTVTVSL